The sequence TCGATCTCAACGACTTCGACGAGACCGCGACCGGTCCGTTCGAATGGGACGTCAAGCGCATGGCCGCGAGCTTCGAGGTCGCCGCCAGGGCCCGCGGGTTCGAAGACGACCTGCGTCGGCGCATCGTCGAACGGATGGTCCGGGCCTATGCCACCGCGATCGACGAGGCCGCCCGGACCCCGACGATGACGCTGTTCTCGTCGCACGTCGACGCGCGATCCGCGCTGTCGACGATGTCGGCACGATTGCCGGCACGCGCGGCGAAGCGAGGCGCGAAGCTGATCGAGAAGACCGTCGGCCGCGACAGCCGCAGCGCGGCGGCATCGCTCGCGGAAGAGGTCGACGGGGAGCTCCGATTCCGCCTCGATGCACCGCTGGTGCTGCCGTTGCGGCATCTCATCGAGCGGCAGGGGGCCGATCCGGACGTCCTGCGCGAACGGCTCGCCGCGATCCTCGCCGGGTACGAGACGTCGCTGCCGCCGCACCGTCGCAGCATCCTCGCGCGGTATCGGCCGGTGGACCTCGCGTTGAAGGTGGTCGGGGTCGGCAGCGTCGGCACAAGGGCCTGGATCGTGCTGCTGCGCGGCAATGGCGCGAACGATCTGCTGGTACTGCAGGCGAAGGAGGCGCAACGCTCGGTGCTGGAGCCGGATGATGCACCGAGCGCCTACGCGCATCAGGGCCGTCGCGTGGTCGAGGGAGCGCATCTCATGCAGGCGCTGAGCGATGTGCTGCTCGGCTGGACGAGCGCCGAAGGGCTCGACGGTCGGCACCGCGACTTCTATGTGCGACAGTTCCGGGACTGGAAGGGCTCGTTCGCCCCGGAACGCATGGAGCCCGACACGATGCTGCTGTACGCCGAGTACTGCG is a genomic window of Agromyces protaetiae containing:
- a CDS encoding DUF2252 domain-containing protein codes for the protein MDTGFATLSTDPATTTRHRKARRAAGRAARTDAPIEAQAELGSGERDAVAILESQALTRVPDLIAIRYGRMGASPFAFLRGSAAVMAGDLRERPSSGITSQLCGDAHLANVGLYASPERSLVLDLNDFDETATGPFEWDVKRMAASFEVAARARGFEDDLRRRIVERMVRAYATAIDEAARTPTMTLFSSHVDARSALSTMSARLPARAAKRGAKLIEKTVGRDSRSAAASLAEEVDGELRFRLDAPLVLPLRHLIERQGADPDVLRERLAAILAGYETSLPPHRRSILARYRPVDLALKVVGVGSVGTRAWIVLLRGNGANDLLVLQAKEAQRSVLEPDDAPSAYAHQGRRVVEGAHLMQALSDVLLGWTSAEGLDGRHRDFYVRQFRDWKGSFAPERMEPDTMLLYAEYCALVLARAHARGGDAAAISGYVGGGRGFAAALATFASAYADRTEADHAALLAAVESGRLESQIA